The Bicyclus anynana chromosome 3, ilBicAnyn1.1, whole genome shotgun sequence genome has a window encoding:
- the LOC112052075 gene encoding mitochondrial fission 1 protein isoform X1, with amino-acid sequence MEDVLDEVVSSEDLQKFEKIFHEQLHQGNVTHKAQFEYAWCLVRSKYPTDIRKGILLLKELFNSHSEGKRDYLFYLAIGNARIKEYNKALHYVKLFLEIEPANQQVLTLERQINKRMEKEGLIGMAVAGGAVLAIGGLVGLGIALASSKK; translated from the exons atggAAGACGTACTAGACGAAGTCGTCTCATCGGAAGATTTGCAA AAGttcgaaaaaatttttcacGAGCAACTGCATCAGGGGAACGTTACGCACAAAGCGCAGTTCGAATACGCCTGGTGCCTGGTACGAAGCAAATACCCCACAGATATTAGGAAG GGTATCCTTCTACTAAAAGAACTTTTCAATTCACATTCAGAAGGCAAGAGGGACTACTTGTTCTATCTTGCTATTGGAAACGCTAGGATTAAGGAATATAACAAAGCTTTGCATTATGTCAAGTTGTTCCTGGAGATTGAACCAGCCAACCAGCAAGTCTTGACTCTGGAG CGCCAGATCAACAAGcgcatggagaaggagggcctgaTCGGCATGGCGGTGGCGGGCGGCGCCGTGCTGGCCATCGGCGGGCTGGTGGGGCTCGGCATCGCGCTCGCCTCCAGTAAGAAATAG
- the LOC128199881 gene encoding ubiquitin-like-conjugating enzyme ATG3, with amino-acid sequence MQSVINTVKGTALGVAGYLTPVLKESKFQETGVLTPEEFVIAGDHLVHHCPTWQWSKGEESKLKPYLPPDKQFLITRNVPCYRRCKQIEYCENNEKVIEDENDGDGGWVDTHHYESPGSPTVEEKVCDMTLEAAETGDSDGEEAPDNDDNDDDADDGEAEDMESFQASGLLDEVDPSTALTQRKEPKAKERKPKADGDEIVRTRTYDLHITYDKYYQTPRLWLIGYDEDRRLLGAEALYEDISAEHARKTVTMEAHPHLAGPGMVSVHPCRHAEVMKKILETVSESGGHLYVHSYLIVFLKFVQTVIPTVEYDFTQNVSM; translated from the exons atgcaatctGTTATAAACACCGTGAAAGGAACCGCCCTCGGCGTAGCAGGTTACTTGACTCCCGTTCTGAAG GAATCCAAGTTTCAAGAGACTGGTGTGCTGACCCCTGAGGAGTTTGTGATAGCTGGTGACCACCTGGTGCACCACTGTCCCACTTGGCAGTGGAGCAAAGGGGAGGAGTCCAAGCTTAAACCCTATTTGCCCCCCGACAAGCAGTTCCTTATCACCAGAAATGTGCCCTGTTATAGGCGCTGCAAGCAA ATAGAGTACTGTGAGAACAATGAAAAGGTGATAGAAGATGAGAATGATGGGGACGGTGGCTGGGTGGACACACACCACTATGAGTCCCCTGGCTCACCCACTGTGGAGGAAAAG GTGTGTGACATGACCCTGGAGGCAGCGGAGACCGGGGACAGTGACGGTGAGGAGGCGCCAGACAATGATGACAACGATGATGACGCAGACGATGGGGAAGCTGAAGACATGGAGAGCTTCCAGGCGTCTGGCTTGCTGGACGAAGTGGACCCA TCGACAGCGCTGACGCAGCGCAAGGAGCCCAAGGCGAAGGAGCGCAAGCCGAAGGCGGACGGCGACGAGATCGTGCGCACGCGCACCTACGACCTGCACATCACGTACGACAAGTACTACCAGACGCCGCGCCTCTGGCTCATCGGCTACGACGAG GACCGGCGGCTGCTGGGCGCGGAGGCGCTGTACGAGGACATCTCGGCGGAGCACGCGCGCAAGACCGTCACCATGGAGGCGCACCCGCACCTGGCGGGGCCCGGCATGGTCTCCGTGCACCCCTGCAG GCACGCAGAGGTGATGAAGAAGATACTGGAGACGGTGTCGGAGAGCGGCGGCCACCTGTACGTGCACTCCTACCTCATCGTGTTCCTGAAGTTCGTGCAGACCGTCATCCCCACCGTGGAGTACGACTTCACGCAGAACGTCTCCATGTAA
- the LOC112052075 gene encoding mitochondrial fission 1 protein isoform X2 encodes MEDVLDEVVSSEDLQKFEKIFHEQLHQGNVTHKAQFEYAWCLVRSKYPTDIRKGILLLKELFNSHSEGKRDYLFYLAIGNARIKEYNKALHYVKLFLEIEPANQQVLTLERQINKRMEKEGLIGMAVAGGAVLAIGGLVGLGIALASK; translated from the exons atggAAGACGTACTAGACGAAGTCGTCTCATCGGAAGATTTGCAA AAGttcgaaaaaatttttcacGAGCAACTGCATCAGGGGAACGTTACGCACAAAGCGCAGTTCGAATACGCCTGGTGCCTGGTACGAAGCAAATACCCCACAGATATTAGGAAG GGTATCCTTCTACTAAAAGAACTTTTCAATTCACATTCAGAAGGCAAGAGGGACTACTTGTTCTATCTTGCTATTGGAAACGCTAGGATTAAGGAATATAACAAAGCTTTGCATTATGTCAAGTTGTTCCTGGAGATTGAACCAGCCAACCAGCAAGTCTTGACTCTGGAG CGCCAGATCAACAAGcgcatggagaaggagggcctgaTCGGCATGGCGGTGGCGGGCGGCGCCGTGCTGGCCATCGGCGGGCTGGTGGGGCTCGGCATCGCGCTCGCCTCCA